A region from the Triticum aestivum cultivar Chinese Spring chromosome 3D, IWGSC CS RefSeq v2.1, whole genome shotgun sequence genome encodes:
- the LOC123080258 gene encoding uncharacterized protein, whose amino-acid sequence MDNSQSQPLPPGVGAWQPPPSNHPPQFQHPPQFQHPSQFQPTPRPHAYPTPYDTRPNGGNNQNGANMYYATQPFHPSPHPHAYPTPYDTRPNNGNNQNTAGTFYATQPSMPFTPAQSAPSITTEAGNGQPDLKAHQTDHEVANHNANAANIESAVQEAVLHEQDIEMQQVIQNQRQAKSTNDPTEYGEDILSSRRDPNALKEHLLKMTVDHRAEMANKRGKSLHPDNGNVEIGNGYGVPGGGAYYAGNLSTAEMNKPKDDAEKAKGDDGLPEFLKQRLKARGILKDKAANDSSMAKQNADSQEGHNKSAQELPPGWAETKDPTTGASYFYNQSTGVTQWDRPGGTVNTVQHQAAPSLPENWEEALDKSTGQKYYYNTKTQATQWEPPTSVNPVIVPQAPTLVAVQPTTQNTDLWNPHIQRCSGCGGWGVGLVQPWGYCNHCTRVQNLPFQQYPSYSNNIVPSSVANAPKSQGNIAAKDRSSSKPPSGKLNKKDNRKRGRAEEDELDPMDPSSYSDAPRGGWVVGLKGVQPRAADTTASGPLFQQRPYPSPGAVLRKNAEAASGGKKRGGMSAISKRGDGSDGLGEAD is encoded by the exons ATGGACAACTCTCAGAGTCAGCCATTACCTCCTGGTGTTGGAGCATGGCAGCCGCCACCTTCAAATCATCCTCCACAATTTCAGCATCCTCCACAATTTCAGCATCCCTCACAATTTCAACCCACTCCACGCCCACATGCTTATCCAACACCATATGACACCAGACCCAATGGTGGTAACAATCAAAATGGAGCAAACATGTACTATGCAACACAaccttttcatcctagtccacatCCACATGCTTATCCAACACCATACGACACCAGGCCCAATAATGGCAACAATCAAAATACAGCAGGAACGTTCTATGCTACACAACCTAGCATGCCTTTCACTCCCGCTCAAAGTGCTCCTAGTATCACCACAGAAGCTGGGAATGGACAACCAGATCTCAAGGCCCATCAGACTGATCACGAGGTTGCCAACCATAACGCAAATGCAGCAAACATCGAATCTGCTGTCCAAGAGGCTGTTCTTCACGAACAG GACATTGAGATGCAGCAAGTAATACAAAATCAAAG GCAAGCAAAATCAACAAACGACCCTACAGAATATGGGGAAGACATACTTTCGAGCCGGCGCGACCCTAATGCACTGAAG GAACACTTGCTGAAGATGACGGTTGACCATCGTGCAGAGATGGCAAATAAAAGGGGAAAGTCACTTCATCCAGATAATG GCAATGTTGAAATTGGCAATGGCTATGGTGTACCAGGAGGTGGTGCTTATTATGCTGGAAATTTGTCAACTGCTGAAATGA ATAAACCAAAAGATGATGCTGAGAAAGCGAAAGGTGATGACGGACTCCCCGAGTTTCTGAAGCAGAGGTTAAAAGCAAGGGGAATTCTTAAAGACAAGGCAGCAAATGATAGCAGCATGGCTAAACAAAAT GCAGATTCTCAAGAAGGCCACAACAAATCTGCCCAAGAGTTACCTCCTGGTTGG gcTGAGACGAAGGATCCAACGACTGGTGCTTCTTATTTCTACAACCAAAGCACCGGAGTGACCCAATGGGATCGTCCTGGTGGTACCGTGAATACTGTGCAGCATCAAGCTGCTCCATCATTGCCAGAAAATTGGGAGGAGGCACTTGACAAATCAACAG GCCAGAAATACTACTATAACACAAAGACACAGGCAACACAGTGGGAGCCACCTACTTCGGTGAACCCAGTTATTGTGCCACAAGCACCCACCCTTGTTGCAGTTCAGCCTACCACTCAAAATACTGATCTTTGGAACCCTCACATACAACGATGTTCAGGCTGTGGTGGCTGGGGAGTCGGTCTTGTCCAGCCGTGGGGATATTGCAATCACTGCACAAG GGTTCAAAATCTGCCTTTTCAACAGTATCCATCTTACTCGAACAATATCGTGCCCTCAAGTGTCGCCAATGCTCCCAAAAGTCAAGGAAACATTGCAGCTAAGGACAG ATCAAGTTCAAAACCCCCTTCAGGAAAATTAAACAAAAAAGATAACCGAAAAAGAGGTCGCGCTGAGGAGGATGAGCTTGACCCAATGGATCCAAGCTCTTACTCAGATGCTCCACGGGGTGGCTG GGTTGTTGGCCTGAAGGGTGTACAGCCACGAGCAGCGGATACAACCGCATCT GGCCCTCTGTTCCAACAAAGACCGTATCCCTCACCTGGCGCCGTGTTGAGGAAAAATGCAGAGGCGGCATCCGGCGGCAAGAAACGCGGTGGTATGTCTGCGATCAGCAAAAGAGGGGATGGCAGTGATGGGCTTGGGGAAGCGGATTGA
- the LOC123080259 gene encoding AP-4 complex subunit epsilon, with the protein MEQLRTIGRELAMGSQGGWGQSKEFLDLVKSIGEARSKAEEDRIISRELEHLKRRLADPDVPRRKMKELLLRLVYAEMLGHDASFGHIHAVKMTHDESLPLKRTGYLAVALFIDERHDLVILVVNTIQKDLRSDNYLVVCAALTAASRLIGEEAIPAVLPQVVDLLAHPKEAVRKKAVMALHRFYQRSPSSVSHLVSNFRQRLCDNDPGVMGATLCPLYDLILEDPNAYKDLVVSFVNILKQVAERRLPTSYDYHQMPAPFIQIKLLKILAVLGSGDKSASGHMYTVLGDIFRKGDTASNIGNAILYECICCVSCIFPNSKMLDAAAETTSKFLKSDSHNLKYMGIDALGRLIKINPDIAEQHQLAVIDCLEDPDDTLKRKTFELLYKMTKSTNVEVIVDRMIEYMISITDHHYKAEIASRCVELAEQFAPSNQWFIQTMNKVFEHAGDLVNIRVAHNLMRLIAEGFGEEDEGADSQLRSSAVNSYLRILGEPKLPSSFLQIICWVLGEYGTADGKHPASYIIGKLCDVAEAHPTDDTVRGYAVSAILKIFAFEIAVGRKSDMLPEFQSLVDELSSSHSTDLQQRAYEVQALLGLDKQAVESVMPIDASCEDIEVDRNLSFLNSYVQQALENGATPYIPESERSGVVSVGNYRAQDQHETSAHALRFEAYELPKPSLPTATSQSSVSLPTTDLVPVPEQSHYREDHHQGRSHPSANAVSGEFGAKLRLDGVQKKWGRESYTSSSTPSSSTSSQQAANGGSNSDGGLVTSQARESSYGSKSQQGTEVSAEKQRLAASLFGSSAAKPNRKGHAGRKAAKESSSTEKVTPQPAKEQVTPAAPPPDLLDLGEEPVSSSAPSADPFSQLDGLLGPASASPAPSGTSAPSASNTPDLMSIFSDDIQTGATSASTEPTQKGATTKKGHSLQDALQKDATARQVGVTPTGNNPNLFKDLLG; encoded by the exons ATGGAGCAGCTCCGGACGATCGGGCGGGAGCTGGCGATGGGGTCGCAGGGCGGGTGGGGGCAGTCGAAGGAGTTCCTGGACCTGGTCAAGTCCATCGGCGAGGCGCGCTCCAAGGCGGAGGAGGACCGCATCATCTCGCGCGAGCTGGAGCACCTCAAGCGCCGCCTCGCCGACCCCGACGTGCCGCGCCGCAAGATGAAggagctcctcctccgcctcgtctaCGCCGAGATGCTCGGCCACGACGCCTCCTTCGGCCACATCCACGCCGTCAAGATGACCCACGACGAGTCCCTCCCGCTCAAGCGCACGGGGTACCTCGCCGTCGCGCTCTTCATCGACGAGCGCCACGacctcgtcatcctcgtcgtcaacACCATCCAGAAGGACCTCAGGTCCGACAACTACCTCGTCGTCTGCGCCGCGCTCACCGCCGCCAGCCGCCTCATCGGCGAGGAGGCCATCCCCGCCGTGCTGCCCCAGGTCGTCGATCTCCTCGCGCACCCCAAGGAGGCCGTAAGGAAGAAGGCCGTCATGGCGCTCCACCGATTCTACCAGCGATCCCCTTCCTCCGTTTCCCACCTCGTCTCCAACTTCCGC CAGAGACTCTGTGATAATGATCCTGGGGTGATGGGTGCAACTCTGTGCCCACTCTATGACCTGATTTTGGAAGATCCAAATGCGTATAAGGACTTAGTTGTTAGTTTTGTTAACATCCTCAAACAAGTTGCGGAGAGGAGGCTTCCAACTTCCTATGATTACCATCAAATGCCTGCACCATTTATTCAG ATAAAACTACTGAAAATACTTGCTGTGCTGGGTAGCGGCGACAAGTCAGCGAGTGGTCATATGTACACTGTCTTGGGTGACATATTCAGGAAGGGTGACACAGCGAGCAACATTGGGAATGCAATATTGTATGAATGCATATGCTGTGTCTCATGCATTTTCCCAAACTCTAAGATGCTAGACGCTGCTGCTGAAACAACATCGAAATTTTTGAAG AGCGATAGCCATAATCTTAAGTACATGGGAATTGATGCTCTTGGACGACTAATAAAAATAAATCCTGATATTGCAGAACAGCACCAATTGGCTGTTATCGATTGCTTAGAG GACCCTGATGACACTTTGAAGCGTAAGACTTTTGAGCTTCTTTATAAGATGACAAAATCGACTAATGTTGAAGTGATTGTTGATCGGATGATCGAGTACATGATCAGCATAACTGATCACCACTATAAGGCAGAAATTGCATCACGTTGTGTTGAGCTAGCAGAACAATTTGCGCCCAGCAACCAGTGGTTCATTCAG ACCATGAACAAAGTCTTTGAGCATGCTGGGGACCTTGTCAACATTAGAGTGGCACACAATTTAATGCGGCTTATCGCTGAAGGATTTGGAGAGGAGGATGAAGGTGCTGATAGTCAATTGAGATCATCAGCT GTCAATTCCTACCTCCGTATTCTGGGGGAGCCAAAGCTTCCATCCTCATTTTTGCAG ATCATATGCTGGGTTTTGGGGGAATATGGAACAGCAGATGGGAAGCATCCTGCTTCCTATATTATCGGGAAGTTATGTGATGTTGCAGAGGCCCACCCAACTGATGATACTGTCAGG GGTTATGCAGTCTCGGCAATTTTGAAGATTTTTGCATTTGAAATTGCTGTTGGAAGGAAATCTGATATGTTGCCCGAG TTTCAGTCATTGGTAGATGAATTATCATCTTCACATTCAACAGACTTGCAGCAGCGTGCATATGAGGTACAAGCTTTACTAGGCTTGGACAAACAGGCTGTTGAAAGCGTAATGCCCATAGATGCAAGCTGTGAAGATATTGAG GTCGACAGAAACCTCTCATTTCTGAACAGTTATGTGCAGCAAGCCTTGGAAAACGGTGCGACACCTTACATTCCTGAAAGTGAACGCTCAGGCGTTGTAAGTGTTGGTAACTACAGAGCCCAAGACCAACATGAGACATCTGCCCATGCTCTTAGATTTGAAGCCTATGAGCTACCTAAACCTTCACTACCTACAGCAACCTCACAAAGTAGTGTTTCCCTGCCGACTACTGATCTTGTTCCAGTTCCAGAACAAAGTCACTATAGGGAAGACCATCATCAGGGAAGGTCCCATCCATCAGCCAATGCAGTTTCTGGTGAATTTGGTGCCAAACTTCGTCTTGATGGGGTTCAAAAGAAATGGGGAAGGGAATCCTATACCTCCTCTTCTACACCTTCAAGCTCGACCTCTAGCCAACAAGCAGCCAATGGGGGCTCTAACTCGGATGGAGGATTGGTAACTTCACAGGCACGTGAGTCCTCGTATGGTTCCAAGAGTCAGCAGGGAACAGAAGTTTCAGCAGAAAAGCAACGGCTGGCTGCTTCACTTTTTGGTTCCTCAGCTGCTAAACCTAATCGGAAGGGACATGCTGGTCGGAAGGCAGCAAAAGAGAGTTCCTCGACTGAGAAAGTAACACCTCAGCCTGCTAAGGAGCAAGTAACCCCTGCTGCCCCACCACCAGATCTGTTGGATCTGGGTGAAGAGCCTGTTTCATCAAGTGCTCCATCTGCTGACCCCTTCTCGCAGTTAGACGGGCTACTTGGACCTGCATCAGCCTCTCCCGCGCCTTCTGGAACCTCAGCTCCCAGTGCTTCCAACACACCAGATCTTATGTCCATCTTCTCGGATGATATACAAACTGGAGCCACAAGTGCATCCACTGAACCCACACAAAAAGGAGCAACGACGAAAAAGGGCCATAGCCTTCAAGATGCGCTGCAGAAGGACGCCACCGCGAGGCAGGTTGGCGTGACCCCAACAGGGAACAACCCAAATCTTTTCAAGGACTTGCTAGGCTAG